From the Scophthalmus maximus strain ysfricsl-2021 chromosome 11, ASM2237912v1, whole genome shotgun sequence genome, one window contains:
- the kbtbd3 gene encoding kelch repeat and BTB domain-containing protein 3, which produces MDGSQESSSCIANAHNSSGSPTNSESGSTPQCNGVPEHRTLLRASEAHGLQLLGVLKSLRERGLLFDFTINVQERSFPCHRCVLAACSDFFRAMFEVDMRERDDGSVTLGNQCPVAVGSFLDFAYSGEALITDSNVDMLFQVASFLQVSVLSKACSDFLIGTTDLCNCLSLLSLAEAYGSTPLLRSAKEFVVQNFSDLSNTQDFLDMQVNVLEACLRSDALNTPSEEAVVMSLLRWVRYDLPGRQKSLQGLLSLTRLHHLPAPALKSLHDSDTLLGDDESCLALVSEAQSRQSQYDGLLADARPATTQSYIYIHKTEENGEIRHTFCYCLETDQWKELETGQGEGTSTFPDPPGSYLTSYAEKMFITGGCRGNCCRAIRLHVAEPFHDATDEVWCFCPVTLTCSPAPVMLKPRTMHTAVTCLDRVYVIGGRTKGSRGGAPSLLEVEYYNPLTQTWFSVSPLPTAIFYPEASACGSVIYTLGSEVEITHSFNPSLDCFFCYDAQQDQWSRLVAEFGQFFHATLIKAVSIHNTLHLCDLSTYKVFSFCPETCVWKGEGSFECAGFNAGAVGLRDKIYILGGDYSPDEITDEVQVFYSGRSQWEEVAPMPRALTEFHCQLISFNRYRDPWGGTGTA; this is translated from the exons ATGGATGGAAGTCAAGAGTCATCCTCTTGCATCGCCAACGCCCACAACTCCAGCGGCAGCCCCACCAATAGTGAATCTGGCAGCACTCCGCAATGCAACGGGGTCCCGGAGCATCGGACCCTGCTGCGGGCGTCTGAGGCCCACGGACTGCAGCTCCTGGGCGTGCTCAAATCCCTGAGGGAGCGGGGTCTGCTGTTTGACTTCACCATCAATGTCCAGGAACGCAGTTTTCCTTGCCATCGTTGTGTTCTTGCAGCCTGCAGTGATTTCTTCAg GGCCATGTTCGAGGTAGACATGCGAGAGCGTGACGATGGTTCAGTGACTCTGGGTAACCAGTGTCCGGTGGCGGTGGGTTCTTTCCTGGACTTTGCCTACTCAGGAGAGGCACTCATCACCGATAGCAATGTAGACATGCTGTTCCAGGTTGCCTCCTTCCTACAG GTGTCTGTGCTGTCCAAAGCTTGCAGTGACTTCCTGATAGGAACCACGGATCTTTGTAACTGCCTGTCGCTTTTGTCCCTCGCCGAGGCCTATGGCTCGACCCCCCTCCTCAGAAGTGCCAAAGAGTTTGTGGTTCAGAACTTCTCCGACCTTTCCAACACCCAGGACTTCCTGGACATGCAG GTGAATGTGTTGGAGGCGTGCCTTAGGTCAGATGCTTTGAACACGCCCAGTGAGGAGGCAGTGGTGATGTCACTTCTCAGATGGGTACGGTACGATCTCCCCGGAAGACAGAAGTCGTTACAAGGATTGTTATCTCTCACCAGACTGCACCATCTACCTGCACCTGCGCTGAAG TCTCTTCATGATTCAGACACTCTGCTCGGCGATGATGAGTCCTGTCTCGCCCTGGTGTCAGAGGCCCAGAGCAGACAGTCTCAGTACGACGGCTTACTCGCTGATGCCAGGCCAGCCACTACACAGAGCTACATCTACATCCACAAGACAGAGGAGAATGGAGAAATCCGCCACACCTTCTGTTACTGTCTGGAAACAGACCAGTGGAAAGAGCTGGAAacggggcagggggaggggacaAGCACATTCCCAGACCCACCGGGATCCTACCTGACCAGCTATGCTGAAAAG ATGTTTATAACAGGTGGTTGTCGCGGAAACTGTTGCCGGGCAATTCGTCTTCACGTGGCAGAGCCGTTCCACGATGCCACAGACGAGGTGTGGTGCTTCTGTCCTGTGACCCTAACCTGCTCGCCTGCACCGGTCATGCTGAAGCCCCGCACCATGCACACAGCTGTGACCTGCCTGGACCGGGTGTACGTCATTGGGGGACGGACCAAGGGATCCAGAGGGGGGGCTCCCAGTTTGTTGGAG GTGGAATATTATAACCCTCTGACCCAGACTTGGTTCTCAGTCAGCCCCCTACCCACTGCCATCTTCTACCCTGAAGCCAGTGCTTGCGGCAGTGTTATCTATACTCTTGGATCAGAGGTGGAAATCACTCACTCCTTCAACCCCTCCCTGGACTGCTTCTTCTGCTATGACGCCCAGCAGGACCAGTGGAGCCGCCTAGTGGCAGAGTTTGGCCAGTTCTTCCACGCTACACTGATCAAGGCGGTGTCAATCCATAATACACTGCACCTCTGTGACCTGTCCACTTATAAG GTCTTCAGTTTTTGTCCTGAGACATGTGTGTGGAAGGGTGAAGGGTCATTTGAGTGTGCTGGGTTCAACGCTGGAGCAGTGGGTCTGAGAGACAAAATCTACATCCTGGGTGGAGATTACTCCCCTGACGAGATCACTGATGAAGTTCAG GTGTTCTACAGTGGGAGGAGTCAATGGGAGGAAGTGGCGCCCATGCCCAGAGCGCTCACCGAGTTCCACTGCCAACTCATCAGCTTCAACAGATACAGGGACCCGTGGGGCGGCACAGGCACAGCGTGA
- the LOC118299010 gene encoding sarcolipin, whose translation MDRSTQELFLNFMIVLITVLLMWLLVKVYLD comes from the coding sequence ATGGACCGCTCGACGCAGGAGCTGTTCCTCAACTTTATGATCGTCTTAATCACTGTGCTGCTGATGTGGCTGCTGGTGAAAGTCTACCTGGACTGA
- the alkbh8 gene encoding alkylated DNA repair protein alkB homolog 8, whose product MDANVDSNVKTVRRSKEEKKVLRKQLKASHTLLKHEGISTAPQPTKCLVVANGGLGNGVTREELCAALKEMGELETLMMPPHKPYAFVTYRSDESARKALVHLNGQKLHCGENGVTLYLSYVNSVTCEEEKSAPLPEGLVLAEDFVSLEEEALLLAAIDWSSTNDDVTAQKALKHRRVKHYGFEFRYDNNNVDKDKPLTAGLPEECLPVLERCVRDGHINIMPDQLTVNQYESGQGIPPHVDTHSAFEDTIISLSLGAKTVMEFRHPDGRLVPVVLPGRSLLVMKGESRYLWTHGITPRKFDMVPAHDPLSPSYTTSDGGTDRNLTLSKRGTRTSFTFRKIRHEPCRCAFLSACDSKGAISGPSSPPPSPPSLPCCRADATRLEAEYVHQVYDAIASHFSSTRHSPWPRVCHFLSLLPPGSVLADVGCGNGKYLGVNPEVIAVGCDRSFALVQICAERGFQALVSDALCVPLRTASCDACISIAVIHHFSTQERRLAAVRELVRLLKPGGQALIYVWAFEQEYNKQRSKYLKEHPENLNTIDNTSEDGQEPHAESRRQLEENDRPVDSLQDVSKVADGKLSVHTNRTAFNTQDLLVPWHLKEGEKKNHKKKESEKPPADSCSSSSFKTRLDCDHTSSPGCDSNMSSGSGLDTSDSKPGPSDDTTQTSSSPQKSEFESGPAPVFHRYYHVFQQGELEQLCVQVAGVKVQSRYHDQGNWCVILEKD is encoded by the exons ATGGATGCTAACGTGGATAGCAACGTGAAGACCGTCAGAAGGAgtaaagaggagaagaaagttCTACGAAAGCAATTAAAAGCGAGTCACACTTTGCTGAAGCATGAAGGGATCAGCACGGCACCGCAGCCCACCAAG TGTTTGGTGGTGGCTAACGGCGGCCTGGGGAACGGCGTCACTCGAGAGGAGCTTTGTGCGGCTCTGAAGGAGATGGGGGAGCTGGAGACGCTGATGATGCCCCCTCACAAGCCCTATGCTTTTGTCACATACAG ATCTGACGAGAGTGCTCGGAAAGCACTCGTCCACCTTAACGGACAAAAGCTGCACTGCGGAGAGAACGGTGTCACACTCTACCTCAGTTACGTTAACTCAG TAACCTGTGAGGAGGAGAAGTCTGCTCCTTTGCCGGAGGGATTAGTCTTGGCGGAGGATTTTGTctcactggaggaggaggccctgTTGCTCGCCGCTATAGACTGGTCGTCCACTAATGACGATGTCACCG CTCAAAAAGCTCTGAAGCATAGAAGAGTCAAACACTATGGCTTTGAATTTCGCtatgacaacaacaacgtgGATAAGGACAAACCTTTAACAGCAG GTCTTCCTGAGGAGTGTCTGCCTGTGCTGGAGCGGTGTGTGAGGGACGGACACATCAACATCATGCCAGACCAACTGACTGTCAACCAGTATGAGTCTGGACAGG GTATCCCACCGCATGTGGACACTCACTCTGCCTTTGAGGACACCATCATCTCTCTGAGCCTCGGGGCAAAG ACAGTGATGGAGTTCCGTCATCCCGATGGTCGTCTTGTTCCTGTGGTGTTGCCCGGACGGAGCCTCCTGGTGATGAAGGGAGAGAGCAGATACCTCTGGACCCACGG GATTACTCCTCGGAAGTTTGACATGGTGCCAGCCCACGACCCACTGTCCCCTTCTTATACAACCTCTGACGGTGGCACCGACAGAAATCTCACCTTAAGCAAGAGGGGCACCCGCACTTCTTTCACCTTCCGCAAGATCAGACACGAACCCTGCCGCTGTG cctttctctctgcctgtgacAGTAAGGGAGCTATCTCTGGGCCCTCGTCTCCTCCGCCGTCTCCCCCTTCACTTCCCTGTTGCCGTGCCGACGCAACCCGCCTGGAGGCGGAGTATGTGCACCAGGTGTACGATGCCATCGCCTCCCATTTCAGCAGCACTCGCCACTCCCCCTGGCCTCGCGTCTGCCACTTCCTGTCCTTGCTCCCGCCCGGCAGTGTGCTGGCCGACGTGGGCTGCGGGAACGGCAAATACCTGGGTGTTAACCCAGAGGTGATTGCA GTCGGCTGCGACCGTAGCTTTGCCCTTGTCCAAATCTGTGCAGAGAGAGGTTTCCAGGCGTTGGTATCTGACGCTCTGTGTGTCCCTCTGCGAACAGCCTCCTGTGACGCCTGCATCTCCATAGCCGTCATCCACCACTTTTCCACACAG GAACGTCGGCTGGCAGCAGTGAGGGAGCTGGTGAGACTTTTGAAGCCTGGCGGTCAGGCGCTCATCTACGTTTGGGCTTTTGAACAAGAGTACAACAAGCAGAGGTCAAAATACCTCAAAGAGCATCCCGAGAACCTCAACACCATCGACAACACGTCAGAAGACGGACAGGAGCCTCATGCAGAATCCAGGAGACAGTTAGAAGAAAACGACAGACCTGTCGACAGCCTGCAAGATGTTAGCAAAGTGGCTGATGGCAAACTTAGTGTGCACACCAACCGCACAGCCTTCAACACTCAGGATCTTTTGGTTCCCTGGCATCTGAAAGAGGGTGAGAAGAAGAACCACAAAAAGAAGGAGTCCGAAAAACCTCCAGCTGACTCTTGTTCATCCTCTAGTTTTAAAACCAGGTTAGACTGTGACCATACATCCAGCCCAGGTTGTGACTCCAACATGTCCTCTGGATCCGGTCTTGACACCAGTGACTCTAAGCCCGGTCCAAGTGATGACACCACACAGACATCCAGTTCTCCTCAAAAGTCTGAGTTCGAGAGTGGCCCGGCGCCGGTCTTCCACCGCTATTACCACGTGttccagcagggggagctggagcagctgtgTGTTCAGGTGGCTGGAGTCAAAGTGCAGAGTCGCTATCATGACCAGGGAAACTGGTGCGTTATATTAGAGAAAGACTGA